In the genome of Fundulus heteroclitus isolate FHET01 unplaced genomic scaffold, MU-UCD_Fhet_4.1 scaffold_166, whole genome shotgun sequence, one region contains:
- the LOC105917468 gene encoding cytosolic 5'-nucleotidase 1A, with product MSLNNSQTLTISGEDVVKNGSQHSLEDANTLLKPSTPSKKPPKPENSITIAVSSRVLFNMEKEQQIFEQQGMEEYIKYQVEHETEPFSPGPAFSFVKALEAVNTQLRDLYPESEELFDVVLITNNHAYVGLRLINTINHHQLFIERFCMTGGNSPIGYLKAYNTNLYLSSDPVKVHEALGEGIAAATMFTPDKMTEVSETQLRVAFDGDAVLFSDESEQIYKAHGLDKFFEHEKAHENKPLDHGPLKGFLEVLGKLQKKFYAKGQRMDCPIRTYLVTARSAASSGARALKTLRLWGLEIDEALFLAGAPKGPILEKIRPHIFFDDQMFHVEGAAEMGTVACHVPYGIAQRVPEKKGLKDKEVSSIK from the exons ATGAGTCTTAACAACAGTCAGACTCTGACAATCAGCGGAGAAGATGTGGTCAAGAACGGCAGCCAACACTCCTTGGAAGATGCTAATACACTTTTGAAGCCCTCCACACCCTCAAAGAAACCC CCCAAGCCAGAGAACTCCATCACCATTGCTGTGTCGTCCAGAGTCCTCTTCAATATGGAAAAGGAGCAGCAGATCTTTGAGCAGCAGGGCATGGAGGAATACATAAAGTATCAGGTGGAGCATGAAACGGAGCCTTTCAGCCCCGGACCTGCCTTCTCCTTTGTCAAG GCTCTGGAGGCAGTCAACACTCAGCTGAGGGACCTTTATCCTGAGAGTGAAGAGCTCTTTGACGTCGTGCTCATCACCAACAACCACGCTTATGTTGGCCTGAGACTCATCAATACCATCAATCATCACC AGTTGTTCATCGAGCGCTTCTGTATGACTGGAGGAAACAGTCCCATAGGTTATTTAAAGGCCTACAACACTAACCTGTACTTGTCTTCTGATCCAGTCAAAGTTCACGAGGCTCTGGGGGAAG GTATAGCAGCAGCCACCATGTTTACCCCGGACAAAATGACAGAAGTGTCGGAGACTCAGCTCCGTGTTGCCTTTGATGGAGACGCTGTGCTCTTCTCCGATGAATCAGAGCAGATTTATAAGGCACATGGACTGGACAAGTTCTTTGAGCACGAGAAGGCACACGAGAACAAGCCTCTGGACCAT GGACCACTGAAAGGCTTCCTGGAGGTTTTAGGAAAGCTCCAGAAGAAATTTTATGCCAAAGGCCAACGCATGGACTGCCCCATCAGGACCTACCTGGTGACGGCTCGCAGCGCAGCAAGTTCCGGCGCCAGAGCCCTTAAGACGTTGCGGTTGTGGGGTCTAGAGATTGACGAGGCTCTGTTTCTTGCCGGCGCACCTAAGGGTCCCATCTTGGAGAAGATAAGGCCACATATCTTCTTTGATGACCAGATGTTTCATGTGGAGGGGGCAGCAGAAATGGGAACAGTGGCGTGCCATGTGCCCTATGGAATCGCTCAAAGGGTTCCAGAAAAGAAAGGACTAAAAGACAAAGAGGTTTCTTCCATTAAGTAG